From a single Deinococcus fonticola genomic region:
- a CDS encoding glucose-1-phosphate thymidylyltransferase: MKAIIPAAGLGTRLRPLTFTRPKPVLRVAGSPIIRHAIDTLREAGISAVGIVVSEFTRAEIQHALRQVTDIPVTLIEQREQLGLGHAVMTAREWVGQDDFCVYLGDNLFEFGAAPFVQAFQERRSAARIALVEVPNPTAFGVAELDGERIMQLVEKPKEPRSNLAVAGLYCFTPEVFTALDGMPPSARGEYEITDAIQRLIDSGAEVIGQRVQGWWKDTGRPSDLLEANQLLLEKLEANVQGEVLNSRVSGRVFLAPSARVVNSQIVGPAYIGEDVLIENAYVGSFTSIGRGTVIRNAEVEHSVIEAEARIENLETRLQECLIGVRAEVRGGRTLPRTHKLTVSDASIIELA, encoded by the coding sequence GTGAAGGCCATTATTCCTGCGGCGGGTCTGGGCACCCGGCTTCGTCCGTTGACGTTTACCCGTCCCAAACCGGTGCTGCGCGTGGCCGGGTCACCGATCATCCGCCACGCCATCGACACCCTACGCGAGGCGGGCATCTCGGCCGTGGGGATCGTGGTCTCGGAGTTCACGCGGGCGGAAATTCAGCATGCGCTGCGGCAGGTAACGGACATTCCGGTCACGCTGATCGAGCAGCGCGAACAACTGGGCCTGGGACACGCGGTCATGACGGCGCGGGAGTGGGTGGGGCAGGATGACTTCTGCGTTTACCTGGGTGACAACCTGTTCGAGTTCGGCGCAGCCCCGTTCGTGCAGGCGTTTCAGGAACGGCGCAGCGCCGCGCGCATCGCGCTGGTGGAGGTGCCCAACCCCACGGCGTTTGGCGTGGCGGAACTGGACGGCGAACGGATCATGCAGCTGGTAGAGAAACCCAAAGAACCCAGAAGCAACCTGGCGGTGGCGGGCCTGTACTGCTTCACACCGGAGGTGTTCACGGCACTGGACGGCATGCCGCCCTCGGCGCGCGGCGAGTACGAGATTACCGATGCCATTCAGCGCCTGATCGATTCGGGCGCGGAGGTCATCGGGCAGCGGGTGCAAGGGTGGTGGAAGGACACGGGCCGCCCCAGTGACCTGCTGGAGGCCAACCAGTTGCTGCTGGAGAAACTGGAGGCCAACGTGCAGGGCGAGGTGCTGAATTCACGGGTGAGCGGGCGGGTATTCCTGGCTCCATCAGCGCGGGTGGTGAACAGCCAGATTGTCGGCCCGGCGTACATTGGTGAGGACGTCCTGATCGAGAACGCCTACGTGGGCTCGTTTACCAGCATCGGCCGGGGTACGGTGATTCGCAACGCGGAAGTGGAGCACAGCGTCATCGAAGCCGAGGCACGCATCGAGAATCTGGAGACGCGCCTTCAGGAGTGCCTGATCGGCGTGCGGGCCGAGGTGCGGGGCGGGCGCACCCTGCCGCGTACGCACAAGTTGACGGTGTCGGACGCCAGTATCATCGAGCTGGCCTGA